A genomic window from Luteolibacter sp. LG18 includes:
- a CDS encoding magnesium transporter CorA family protein, whose translation MIHHHQFKDGALVPVDDPNASIVVICNPTREEKETILQDYGLDQATLDSILDPDEISRTEIYDEYKLIIWKHADNASAAETIEFNVSSLGILIQGGKTVIIDLDNDPPQFASRDFRGMACQNDLILRLLLHTVRHYLSHLKAIKLLSNSLQNKLTGSMENRYFLQMFSLGEALIYYRNSLESNATVLAQLRGSAGRFGWTEAQREQLGDIIIENQQACKQAEIYSDILSGLMDARGNILNNNMNALLKNLTLINIVFLPLNLIAGIGGMSEFTMMTGGMDWRISYSIFMVAMVVLGIITWRVLHEILVKPRKRKRRVR comes from the coding sequence ATGATCCATCACCACCAGTTCAAGGACGGGGCGCTGGTCCCGGTCGACGATCCGAACGCCTCGATCGTGGTGATTTGCAATCCGACGCGGGAGGAAAAGGAGACGATCCTCCAGGACTACGGGCTGGACCAGGCGACGCTCGATTCGATCCTGGACCCGGACGAGATTTCCCGTACCGAGATCTACGACGAGTACAAGCTGATCATCTGGAAGCACGCGGACAACGCCTCGGCGGCGGAGACGATCGAGTTCAACGTGTCCTCGCTGGGCATCCTGATCCAGGGCGGGAAGACGGTGATCATCGACCTGGACAACGATCCGCCGCAGTTCGCGAGCCGGGATTTCCGGGGCATGGCGTGCCAGAACGACCTGATCCTGCGGCTCCTGCTCCACACCGTGCGGCACTACCTGTCCCACCTGAAGGCGATCAAGCTGCTCTCGAACAGCCTCCAGAACAAGCTGACCGGCTCGATGGAGAACCGCTATTTCCTCCAGATGTTCTCGCTCGGGGAGGCGCTCATTTATTACCGCAACTCTTTGGAATCCAACGCCACGGTGTTGGCGCAACTGCGCGGATCGGCGGGGCGTTTCGGCTGGACGGAGGCCCAGCGCGAGCAGCTCGGGGACATCATCATCGAGAACCAGCAGGCGTGCAAACAGGCCGAGATCTACTCGGACATCCTTTCCGGGCTGATGGATGCCCGAGGGAACATCCTGAACAACAACATGAACGCGCTGCTGAAGAACCTGACGCTCATCAACATCGTGTTCCTGCCGCTGAACCTGATCGCGGGGATCGGCGGGATGTCCGAGTTCACGATGATGACCGGCGGCATGGACTGGCGGATTTCCTACTCCATCTTCATGGTGGCGATGGTGGTGCTGGGGATCATCACCTGGCGGGTGCTCCATGAGATCCTGGTGAAGCCGCGGAAGCGGAAACGGCGGGTCCGGTGA
- a CDS encoding RNA polymerase sigma factor, which translates to MEIRISTTLMPVDSADEADAPPCPLSGDKPSFHQIFEAEETPLLRFAHGLTGVRETAEDLVQEAFLRLHQHWADVQQPRAWLYRCLRNLAINHLRQRNRESPLDDDHEWEGPARTADHQLGRMEAVGTLRLLVSELDDGDRQLLKLKYQEELKYDQIAARTGLSAGNVGYKLHHLLKGLADSLRRMGVESAEG; encoded by the coding sequence ATGGAAATCCGGATCTCCACCACCCTGATGCCGGTTGACTCCGCCGACGAGGCGGACGCGCCTCCATGCCCGCTCTCCGGGGACAAACCAAGCTTCCACCAGATTTTCGAGGCGGAGGAGACGCCGCTGCTCCGCTTTGCCCACGGCCTGACCGGAGTGCGGGAAACCGCGGAGGACCTCGTCCAGGAGGCCTTCCTGCGGCTCCACCAGCACTGGGCGGATGTCCAGCAACCCCGTGCCTGGCTCTACCGTTGCCTCCGGAACCTCGCCATCAACCACCTCCGACAACGCAACCGCGAGTCGCCCCTGGACGACGACCACGAATGGGAAGGCCCCGCCCGCACCGCCGACCACCAACTGGGGCGGATGGAGGCGGTGGGCACCCTCCGGCTGCTGGTGTCCGAACTGGACGACGGCGACCGCCAGCTCCTGAAACTGAAATACCAGGAGGAACTGAAATACGACCAAATCGCCGCCCGCACCGGCCTGAGCGCCGGGAACGTCGGCTACAAACTCCACCACCTCCTCAAAGGCCTGGCCGATTCGCTCCGCCGGATGGGCGTCGAAAGCGCGGAAGGCTGA
- a CDS encoding von Willebrand factor type A domain-containing protein, with product MKEEDSNPLEPVGDEPIEARIVAWVLGDASAFEAAELERLCEERPELLVFRRRMQALHGLLSEDEASRPDEAWKLPGEKRAKIEALFGAMHAAPPNVVVAKRFRQPWVRQALMATAACLVLAAGFRYVFAPTSESGAKISNRTFAMAIQKDEVSERMTPRTRAIAEGYASSQPVLPPIADLESTMPAMPGLQSRTEFASGLGSGGGRGGAFGPGADSDALAKNENTLSESAERKKGAKAPAKPAAASSLRAAEKALGSGLASSAPTPTPAAAPPPSRPIGGVMPESAPAAPAAKPAEFSRSLATDGAAAIAKNDRAGIISPVDGAVISGVPAASGADVTNIITGGLRSGDGAITRNNIDAVLNNPNRVAQSEVGPREDIPSQMRDSGNKGDLAKTESGGVEGELHIGYSSDYIFRDSGEASKDAADVAKTMKDADAKPADAFAFNVQDEGTKAKATPAEKQAAQAWAGEDKSGNIYNANKSDRSSLTANGAAETERLGLADIAAQATPAPRITKQLEDTSLAKDADSPTDPFSSGEPADRPRLAPNPPAAPATPASGKPEDEQRQTAAAPYGASVAQREMVRRQEAVAAGDQLLIAGREAYARGDHQGAVDKYKQAIDRLPNAPATEERLKSYKEHLADGNVALAMDYEKQGKIEEARKVLDELVSSDPENLDARRMQAHLKDPIHNDPALAAEHAQNVEKVRKGLYLTEGNYNLGKYDEAKKEAENVLRIDPYNSAARRMMERINNANSDYYRAAYDHSKAELLMQTDRAWELAVPAQPEARSVESLKREIREQEVEIAKTQGLDSALERSVDSTDYAQAKRELEKSQEQLAALKARNREAMAKMKSSPKAADDATATTFSHELQVQEDRVEEKRKLLTNILRAKQIILTGQESIYRSDINEDDRGAVSARDTANKLEQEKVQLESQIQTLQKYDNDQLLSYAAGLNLPENVLKTVYPQYLEQQRALGKLKAEGLADSHPTVQAQAQALAKTKRQLDDGVTSLRETLTAQYKVADDRLAKVKVLSEDATQLQRAKLANLKKQLEIAEAASAAAQPKPAPVPVDETVAAAEPFSTFSLHVSDASFKLAKAALDRGERLSADQIRTEEFYNAFDYGDPAPAPGEPVACTIEQAAHPVLPQRNLVRVAMRVGSAGRGQGQPLNLTLLLDNSGSMERDDRHEGLKAAIGQLASLLQPGDTVTLAGFSRTPHLLADRLSGAEAAKLVELVDKLPSEGGTNLEEALKLAGELAIQRKNPAAQNRIVLLTDGAANLGNAQPEDLAQKVAALRQQGIAFDAAGIGAGGLNDRMLEALTRHGNGRYYIVNDPKDADANFAKQLAGAFRPAAENVKVQVHFNPDRVSRYKLIGFEKHRLNTEDFRNDAVDAAELAADEAGVALYQVETIPGGTGEIGEVSVRFRDTASGRMVENTWTVPHDEKTPAFDQARPSIQLATLAMLAAEKLRGGPLADATDFTTLAPVISRVKTYYSTSSRVGELTGMTGKLR from the coding sequence ATGAAAGAAGAAGATTCCAACCCGCTCGAACCCGTCGGTGACGAACCGATCGAAGCGCGCATCGTCGCGTGGGTATTGGGCGATGCCTCGGCGTTTGAAGCCGCGGAATTGGAACGCCTGTGCGAGGAACGGCCGGAGCTGCTGGTGTTCCGCCGCCGCATGCAGGCGCTGCACGGGCTGCTCTCCGAGGACGAGGCCTCCCGGCCGGATGAGGCGTGGAAATTGCCCGGCGAAAAGCGGGCGAAGATCGAGGCGCTTTTCGGAGCGATGCACGCGGCCCCGCCGAACGTGGTGGTGGCGAAACGTTTCCGCCAGCCATGGGTCCGGCAAGCGCTGATGGCCACGGCCGCGTGCCTGGTGCTGGCCGCGGGGTTCCGCTATGTCTTCGCGCCCACCAGCGAGAGCGGCGCGAAGATTTCGAACCGGACCTTCGCGATGGCGATTCAAAAGGATGAGGTCAGCGAGCGTATGACGCCGCGGACGCGGGCGATCGCGGAAGGCTACGCCTCCAGCCAGCCGGTGCTGCCGCCCATCGCGGATCTCGAGAGCACGATGCCCGCCATGCCCGGTCTGCAATCGCGGACGGAATTTGCGTCCGGTTTGGGAAGCGGCGGCGGACGCGGAGGTGCATTCGGACCGGGAGCGGACAGCGATGCCCTCGCGAAGAACGAGAACACCCTGAGTGAATCCGCGGAGAGGAAGAAAGGGGCGAAGGCTCCCGCGAAGCCGGCCGCGGCCAGCTCGCTCCGTGCGGCGGAGAAGGCCCTCGGTTCAGGCCTGGCTTCCTCCGCGCCAACGCCGACACCGGCCGCGGCTCCGCCCCCATCGCGTCCCATCGGCGGAGTGATGCCGGAATCCGCCCCGGCGGCACCAGCGGCGAAGCCCGCGGAGTTTTCCAGAAGCCTCGCCACCGATGGCGCGGCCGCGATCGCGAAGAATGACCGGGCAGGGATCATATCCCCCGTGGATGGTGCCGTCATCAGCGGTGTCCCGGCGGCGTCCGGCGCTGACGTGACCAACATAATTACCGGCGGCCTGCGCTCGGGCGATGGTGCGATCACGCGCAACAACATCGACGCAGTGCTGAACAATCCGAACCGGGTTGCGCAAAGCGAAGTCGGCCCTCGCGAAGACATCCCCAGCCAAATGCGGGATTCCGGCAACAAGGGTGATCTCGCCAAAACTGAATCCGGCGGGGTGGAGGGAGAACTCCACATCGGCTACTCCAGCGACTACATCTTCCGCGATTCCGGTGAGGCGTCCAAAGATGCGGCCGACGTCGCCAAGACGATGAAGGACGCGGATGCCAAACCCGCCGATGCGTTCGCCTTCAACGTGCAGGACGAGGGAACGAAAGCGAAAGCCACGCCCGCCGAGAAGCAAGCCGCCCAAGCTTGGGCCGGAGAGGACAAGAGCGGGAATATCTACAATGCCAACAAGTCGGATCGCAGCAGCCTCACCGCGAACGGAGCGGCGGAGACGGAGCGCCTCGGATTGGCAGACATCGCCGCTCAGGCAACCCCGGCCCCCAGAATCACGAAACAACTGGAGGACACGAGCTTGGCCAAAGATGCTGACTCGCCCACGGATCCGTTTAGCTCCGGAGAGCCAGCCGACCGCCCCCGCCTCGCTCCCAATCCTCCGGCTGCTCCCGCCACCCCGGCCTCCGGAAAGCCTGAAGACGAACAACGCCAGACCGCCGCGGCTCCATACGGGGCGAGCGTGGCCCAGCGCGAGATGGTCCGCCGCCAAGAAGCCGTCGCCGCTGGCGACCAGCTTTTGATTGCAGGACGGGAGGCATACGCCCGCGGCGACCACCAGGGCGCAGTCGACAAATACAAACAGGCCATCGACCGGCTCCCCAACGCCCCGGCGACGGAAGAACGATTGAAATCCTACAAGGAGCATCTCGCCGACGGCAACGTGGCCTTGGCGATGGATTACGAGAAACAAGGTAAGATCGAAGAGGCTCGGAAAGTCCTCGATGAGCTGGTCTCGTCCGATCCGGAGAATCTCGACGCGAGAAGGATGCAGGCCCACCTCAAGGACCCGATCCACAACGATCCGGCGCTAGCGGCCGAACACGCTCAGAACGTTGAGAAGGTCCGGAAGGGCCTTTACCTAACGGAAGGCAACTACAACCTCGGCAAGTACGACGAGGCGAAGAAGGAGGCCGAAAATGTTCTCCGGATCGATCCCTACAATAGCGCGGCCCGGCGCATGATGGAGCGAATCAACAACGCGAACTCGGACTATTACCGGGCCGCCTACGACCACTCCAAAGCCGAACTGCTGATGCAAACGGACCGCGCGTGGGAACTCGCAGTTCCAGCGCAACCCGAAGCCCGTTCGGTGGAAAGCCTCAAACGGGAGATCCGGGAGCAGGAGGTGGAGATCGCCAAGACCCAAGGGCTGGACTCCGCGCTTGAACGCTCGGTCGACAGCACCGACTACGCCCAGGCCAAGCGGGAGCTTGAAAAGTCGCAGGAGCAGCTTGCGGCGCTGAAAGCCAGGAACCGCGAAGCGATGGCGAAGATGAAGTCCTCGCCGAAAGCCGCGGATGACGCCACGGCCACGACCTTTAGCCACGAGCTTCAGGTCCAGGAGGACCGGGTCGAGGAAAAGCGCAAGCTGCTGACCAATATCCTTCGTGCCAAGCAGATCATTCTCACCGGGCAAGAAAGCATCTATCGCTCCGACATCAACGAGGACGACCGCGGGGCCGTGAGCGCACGCGACACCGCGAACAAGCTGGAGCAAGAGAAGGTCCAGCTCGAAAGCCAGATCCAGACCTTGCAGAAATATGACAACGACCAACTTCTCAGCTACGCCGCCGGTCTGAATCTGCCGGAAAACGTCCTCAAGACGGTGTATCCGCAGTACCTGGAGCAGCAACGCGCCTTGGGAAAATTGAAGGCCGAAGGTCTGGCCGACAGTCACCCAACGGTTCAGGCCCAGGCCCAAGCCTTGGCGAAAACGAAGCGCCAACTCGATGACGGAGTGACAAGCCTGCGCGAGACACTCACCGCCCAATACAAGGTGGCGGACGACCGTCTTGCGAAGGTCAAAGTCCTCTCCGAGGATGCCACCCAACTCCAACGCGCGAAACTCGCCAATCTCAAGAAACAGCTCGAGATCGCGGAGGCTGCCTCCGCGGCCGCCCAGCCAAAACCCGCGCCAGTGCCGGTGGATGAAACCGTCGCCGCGGCGGAACCGTTCTCGACGTTCTCGCTGCATGTCAGCGATGCCTCGTTCAAGCTGGCGAAGGCGGCGCTGGACCGCGGCGAACGCCTCTCGGCGGACCAGATCCGCACCGAGGAGTTTTACAACGCCTTCGATTACGGCGATCCCGCGCCCGCGCCGGGCGAACCGGTGGCATGCACCATCGAGCAGGCGGCGCATCCGGTGCTGCCGCAGCGCAACCTGGTGCGGGTGGCGATGCGGGTCGGCTCGGCGGGTCGCGGCCAGGGCCAGCCGCTCAATCTCACGCTGCTGCTGGACAACTCCGGTTCGATGGAACGCGATGACCGCCACGAGGGACTGAAGGCCGCGATCGGCCAGCTTGCCTCGCTGCTGCAACCGGGTGACACGGTCACGCTGGCGGGTTTCTCGCGGACGCCGCATTTGCTGGCGGACCGCCTGTCCGGTGCGGAGGCCGCGAAGCTCGTCGAGCTGGTGGACAAGCTGCCGAGCGAAGGCGGCACCAACCTGGAGGAAGCCCTCAAGCTGGCCGGGGAACTGGCCATCCAGCGCAAGAACCCCGCCGCCCAGAACCGCATCGTGCTGCTCACCGACGGCGCGGCGAACCTCGGCAACGCCCAGCCGGAAGACCTTGCACAGAAGGTGGCCGCGCTGCGCCAGCAGGGCATCGCCTTCGACGCGGCGGGCATCGGCGCGGGGGGGCTGAACGACCGGATGCTGGAGGCGCTGACCCGCCATGGCAACGGCCGCTACTACATCGTCAACGACCCGAAGGACGCGGACGCGAACTTCGCCAAGCAGCTCGCCGGAGCCTTCCGCCCCGCGGCGGAGAACGTGAAGGTGCAGGTCCATTTCAATCCGGACCGGGTCTCCCGCTACAAGCTGATCGGCTTCGAGAAGCACCGCCTCAACACCGAGGACTTCCGCAACGACGCGGTGGACGCCGCCGAGCTGGCCGCGGACGAGGCGGGCGTGGCGCTCTATCAGGTCGAGACGATCCCCGGCGGCACGGGCGAGATCGGCGAGGTGAGCGTGCGCTTCCGCGACACCGCCTCCGGCCGGATGGTGGAGAACACCTGGACGGTGCCCCACGACGAGAAGACCCCGGCCTTCGACCAGGCGCGGCCCTCGATCCAGCTCGCGACGCTGGCGATGCTGGCGGCCGAGAAGCTCCGCGGCGGCCCGCTGGCCGACGCCACCGATTTCACCACGCTGGCCCCCGTGATCTCGCGGGTCAAAACCTACTACAGCACCAGTAGCCGCGTCGGCGAGCTCACCGGGATGACCGGGAAGCTCCGTTGA
- a CDS encoding YicC/YloC family endoribonuclease: MHSMTGFGRGSATTDHFTATVEITAVNRKQSEVVVQGTRDLADLEPRIRRAVTQATSRGRLQVTLKLDPTAAGAKPARVDAGLALAMEKAFRELSNLLDREVLPVAADFIRQPGVISFEEGGIDADLAWQAVERALEAAMYQLLAMRAAEGGHLKEDLLERLGLLEKFAAKLTAEAPGRPLRQKDLLLKRLRDAGLDLDPGDERVLKELAVFADRCDITEELTRLDSHFRKFRDYLDAAEPAGRALDFLCQELFREFNTIGSKSNDASISQTIVEAKTELEKIREQVQNVE, translated from the coding sequence ATGCATTCGATGACGGGATTCGGCCGCGGCTCGGCCACGACCGACCATTTCACCGCCACCGTGGAAATCACGGCGGTGAACCGCAAGCAGTCCGAGGTGGTGGTGCAGGGCACCCGCGACCTGGCCGACCTGGAACCACGCATCCGCCGCGCCGTGACGCAGGCGACCTCGCGCGGCCGCCTGCAGGTGACGCTGAAGCTCGATCCCACCGCCGCCGGTGCGAAGCCCGCGCGCGTGGATGCCGGGCTGGCTCTGGCGATGGAGAAGGCGTTCCGGGAACTTTCCAACCTGCTGGACCGCGAGGTGCTGCCGGTGGCGGCGGACTTCATCCGCCAGCCGGGCGTGATCTCGTTCGAGGAAGGCGGCATCGATGCCGATCTGGCGTGGCAGGCGGTGGAGCGCGCGCTGGAGGCGGCGATGTACCAATTGCTGGCGATGCGTGCCGCGGAGGGCGGTCACCTGAAGGAGGACCTGTTGGAGCGGCTCGGCCTGTTGGAGAAATTCGCGGCCAAGCTCACCGCCGAGGCCCCGGGACGCCCGCTGCGCCAGAAGGATCTGCTCCTGAAGCGCCTGCGCGACGCGGGCCTCGACCTCGATCCCGGCGACGAGCGCGTGCTCAAGGAGCTGGCGGTGTTCGCCGACCGCTGCGACATCACCGAGGAGCTGACACGCCTGGACTCCCACTTCCGGAAATTCCGCGACTACCTCGATGCCGCCGAACCTGCCGGCCGTGCGCTCGATTTCCTCTGCCAGGAGTTGTTCCGCGAGTTCAACACCATCGGCTCGAAGTCCAACGATGCCTCGATCTCCCAAACGATCGTGGAGGCGAAAACGGAACTCGAAAAAATCCGCGAGCAGGTGCAGAACGTGGAGTGA
- a CDS encoding N-acetylmuramoyl-L-alanine amidase — protein sequence MKRALLLLPVAVLLASCGVSPTGGDANLSAPSSWGNMRVTSALVAKGSYGRHRIRPMDPRYITIHATENFSAGGTARAHAEMLRTGSLKGEHNSLGYIIWHFTVDDHSIYQTQPCNEQGQHADYEGQGNRESIGIEMCENRGNSREVTLDRTAKLAALLMKRYGIPLSHVVPHQHWLMIRYDDHRDLGHKTCPHFLVKGGESDPAWQAFLARVGRYRAQL from the coding sequence ATGAAACGCGCGCTTCTCCTGTTGCCGGTCGCGGTCCTGCTGGCCTCGTGCGGCGTCTCTCCCACCGGGGGTGACGCCAACCTCAGCGCCCCCTCCTCGTGGGGCAACATGCGGGTGACCTCCGCACTGGTGGCGAAGGGCTCCTACGGCCGCCACCGCATCCGGCCGATGGACCCGCGCTACATCACGATCCATGCGACCGAGAACTTCTCCGCCGGAGGCACCGCCCGCGCCCACGCCGAGATGCTGCGCACCGGCAGCCTGAAGGGTGAGCACAATTCGCTCGGCTACATCATCTGGCACTTCACGGTGGACGACCACTCGATCTACCAGACCCAGCCGTGCAACGAGCAGGGCCAGCACGCCGACTACGAAGGCCAGGGCAACCGCGAGTCGATCGGCATCGAGATGTGCGAGAACCGCGGCAACTCCCGCGAGGTCACGCTGGACCGCACCGCCAAGCTCGCGGCGCTGCTGATGAAGCGCTACGGCATCCCCCTTTCCCACGTGGTGCCGCACCAGCACTGGCTCATGATCCGCTACGACGACCACCGCGACCTCGGCCACAAGACCTGCCCGCACTTCCTGGTGAAGGGCGGCGAGTCCGATCCCGCGTGGCAGGCCTTCCTGGCACGGGTGGGGCGTTATCGGGCGCAGCTCTGA
- a CDS encoding serine protease, producing MKFVPFALAALLAAPLATAATGPLKDKAVALQASNKDSVVFISAVVELEVTAGDNPSRKEEKKVEVVGTVIGKDGLIVGPLSALDVASAVDGRTVNTPKGPVQISAKSNTKEVKIILADGSEVPAKVAFKDTDLDLAFIRPEKPEEAKLVPVNTADSAKLTLLDDVIVLGRLGKDLNREPLVMTSEIISILSKPRTFARIGAPSLGMPVFNGDGKFIGIGINRFPPKGDESGSGQATNVVLPAADLLESASQAK from the coding sequence ATGAAATTCGTCCCGTTCGCCCTCGCCGCGCTGCTCGCGGCTCCCCTCGCCACCGCGGCCACCGGTCCGCTCAAGGACAAGGCCGTCGCCCTCCAGGCCTCCAACAAGGACTCCGTCGTCTTCATCAGCGCCGTGGTCGAGCTCGAGGTCACCGCCGGTGACAACCCGAGCCGCAAGGAGGAGAAGAAGGTCGAGGTTGTCGGCACCGTCATCGGCAAGGACGGCCTGATCGTCGGCCCGCTCTCCGCCCTCGACGTGGCCTCGGCCGTGGACGGCCGCACCGTGAACACCCCAAAGGGTCCGGTGCAGATCTCCGCGAAGTCGAACACCAAGGAAGTGAAGATCATCCTCGCCGATGGTTCCGAGGTTCCGGCCAAGGTCGCCTTCAAGGACACCGACCTCGACCTCGCCTTCATCCGCCCGGAGAAGCCGGAGGAAGCCAAGCTCGTCCCGGTGAACACCGCCGACTCCGCGAAGCTGACCCTGCTCGATGACGTGATCGTGCTCGGCCGCCTCGGCAAGGACCTCAACCGCGAGCCGCTGGTGATGACCAGCGAGATCATCTCGATCCTCAGCAAGCCCCGCACCTTCGCCCGCATCGGCGCGCCGTCGCTCGGCATGCCGGTCTTCAATGGCGATGGCAAGTTCATCGGCATCGGCATCAACCGCTTCCCGCCGAAGGGCGACGAAAGCGGCTCGGGCCAGGCGACCAACGTCGTCCTCCCCGCCGCCGACCTGCTGGAGTCCGCTTCCCAGGCGAAGTAA
- a CDS encoding PDZ domain-containing protein, with the protein MFRHAFYLLPCIAALAPVTASAKTDPQIEASVQSVYPALVRIHVVAEEGGAGRMQKQRASGSGTIIHPDGYILTNHHVAGRATRIVVRLADRQEVRATLVGTDPLSDLAILKIDKKDLRDPNAPLPVAKFGDSSALEVGDVVLAMGSPAGLSQSVTQGIVANTEMIAPGGSMRLDGEAVGELVRWIGHDAVIFPGNSGGPLVNLKGEIIGVNEVGIGSLGGAIPANLARKVADELIATGKVRRSWTGLLVQPLLKSSKDAAGVLVGGIIAGSPADKAGLKAGDIVTACNGTAVPASRSPEDIPVFNRLLLESPVGSEVKLDGLRDGKAITWKLTTTEREPAEPREKELLSWGITARDLTQLTAKQMLRDDNRAAVVQSLRAGGAAADSKPAIAPGDLIVELDGKPVTGLTDLVSVSADITKDKTEPVPVLVSYEHDGRNFLTVVKIGPEPDPDKPGLVRKAWMGLDTQVISADLATALGIPGSKGVRVTQVHPGSNAEKAGLKTGDLLLKLDGTVIPSSRPEDSDVFSSLIRQYKIGSEVALNVRRGKEDIVIKVPLVASPEGTSELASHVCDPLEFTSRDLGQADRVREKLPEDLKGVLVSAVVPSGWAGLGGLSNGDILLSLDGKPVDSIETLKSLLDELEKNKRTPFVMFVRRGITTRYIELEPTW; encoded by the coding sequence ATGTTCCGTCACGCCTTTTATCTGCTCCCCTGCATCGCCGCTCTCGCGCCGGTGACCGCCAGCGCCAAGACCGATCCCCAGATCGAGGCCTCCGTCCAATCCGTCTATCCCGCGCTGGTCCGCATCCACGTGGTGGCGGAGGAGGGCGGCGCGGGCCGCATGCAGAAGCAGCGCGCCAGCGGCTCCGGTACCATCATCCATCCGGACGGCTACATCCTCACCAACCACCACGTCGCCGGCCGCGCCACCCGCATCGTCGTGCGCCTCGCCGATCGCCAGGAAGTGCGCGCCACGCTGGTCGGCACCGATCCGCTCTCGGACCTCGCCATTCTCAAGATCGACAAGAAGGACCTCCGCGACCCGAACGCGCCGCTGCCGGTCGCGAAGTTCGGTGACAGTTCCGCCTTGGAAGTCGGCGATGTCGTGCTCGCCATGGGCAGCCCGGCCGGGCTTTCCCAATCGGTGACCCAGGGCATCGTGGCCAATACCGAGATGATCGCGCCCGGCGGCTCGATGCGCCTCGATGGCGAGGCCGTCGGCGAGCTGGTGCGCTGGATCGGCCACGACGCGGTCATCTTCCCCGGCAACTCCGGCGGCCCGCTGGTCAATCTCAAGGGCGAGATCATCGGCGTGAACGAGGTCGGCATCGGCAGCCTCGGCGGCGCGATCCCGGCGAACCTCGCGCGCAAGGTGGCGGACGAACTCATCGCCACCGGCAAGGTCCGCCGCAGTTGGACCGGCCTTCTCGTCCAGCCGCTGCTCAAGTCCAGCAAGGACGCCGCGGGCGTGCTCGTCGGCGGTATCATCGCGGGCTCCCCGGCGGACAAGGCCGGCCTGAAGGCGGGCGACATCGTCACCGCCTGCAACGGCACCGCCGTTCCCGCCTCCCGCTCGCCGGAGGACATCCCGGTGTTCAACCGCCTGCTCCTTGAGTCTCCGGTGGGTTCCGAGGTGAAGCTCGACGGCCTGCGCGATGGCAAGGCGATCACGTGGAAGCTCACCACCACCGAGCGCGAGCCCGCCGAGCCACGCGAAAAGGAACTCCTTTCCTGGGGCATTACCGCCCGCGATCTCACCCAGCTCACCGCGAAGCAGATGCTCCGCGATGACAACCGCGCCGCGGTGGTCCAGAGCCTGCGGGCCGGCGGTGCCGCCGCCGATTCCAAGCCGGCGATCGCGCCGGGCGACCTGATCGTGGAGCTCGATGGCAAGCCGGTCACCGGCCTCACCGATCTCGTCAGCGTCAGCGCGGACATCACCAAGGACAAGACCGAGCCGGTGCCGGTGCTCGTGTCCTATGAGCACGATGGCCGGAATTTCCTCACCGTCGTGAAGATCGGCCCCGAGCCCGATCCCGACAAGCCGGGCCTCGTCCGCAAGGCGTGGATGGGCCTCGATACCCAGGTGATTTCCGCCGACCTCGCCACCGCGCTCGGCATTCCCGGCTCGAAGGGCGTGCGCGTCACCCAGGTCCACCCCGGCAGCAATGCCGAGAAGGCGGGCCTCAAGACCGGCGACCTGCTGCTCAAGCTCGATGGCACGGTGATCCCGTCCTCCCGCCCTGAGGACTCCGACGTCTTCAGCTCCCTCATCCGACAGTATAAGATCGGCTCGGAGGTCGCGCTGAACGTCCGCCGCGGCAAGGAGGATATCGTCATCAAGGTGCCGCTCGTCGCCAGTCCGGAAGGCACCTCCGAACTCGCGTCCCACGTCTGCGATCCGCTGGAGTTCACCTCCCGCGATCTCGGTCAGGCCGACCGCGTCCGCGAGAAGCTGCCGGAGGATCTCAAGGGCGTGCTCGTCTCCGCGGTGGTGCCGTCCGGCTGGGCCGGGCTCGGCGGGCTTTCCAACGGCGACATCCTGCTTTCGCTCGATGGCAAGCCGGTGGACTCCATCGAGACGCTGAAATCGCTTCTCGACGAACTGGAGAAAAACAAGCGCACTCCATTCGTGATGTTCGTCCGCCGCGGCATCACCACCCGTTACATCGAACTCGAGCCGACCTGGTGA